ttccaAAGGTTCGGTTGTCTAGTTTCATTTTACCCTTCTGGATAGagcttttcaaagtcctttacAAGTGAAAATGGGAGTTCAAACTATGCGAAGTCATCGAGCTAAGGCACTTTTGATAACGCTCATGTTTGTCTAATCATAGGTGGTGGAAGGCCATAGATGTTTCAAGGAATTTCCCATTTGCTAGAGACAGGATTGTGGAATTGTTCTTCTGGATGTCGGGAGTATATTTCGAGCCCGAGTTCGCCTTGGCCGGAGATATACTAATCAAAGTGATCGCCTTGACTTCCATTCTCGACGATATCTATGATGTGTATGGTATGTTGGAAGAATTTGCACTCATCACCGAAGCAATCCGTAAGTACGTAATCCGCACTCTCTATCCCAAACCTctgaatttgatcaattttgtatAGAGTCAAGTGTCTTATTTTTTTAGGACTTGGATTCGGGTGGGATGTTGATGCCATGGATGGACTACCGGAGTATATGCGAGCTTATTACAAGGAGCTTCTCCATCTCTATGAAGAAATTGGGAATGAACTGGCCATAGAAGGAAGATCGTACCGCCTCGTCTATGCAAAAGAAGCCGTAAGCATCATTGGTACACCTTACATGCGTCGAACACGCTCTTTATTTAGAAATCCGACGTTGTTGTTTATGTTCAATTTCTTAGATGAAGAAGCAAGCAAGAGCGTACTATCAAGAAGCCAAATGGTTCCATACCAACTACACACCAACATTGAAGGAGTACATGCCCCTTCAACTAATAACGTGTGGCTATGGACTGGCATCGACTACATCACTAGTGGGAATGGGTGATGTGGTCACAAAGCATACTTTTGAATGGGCGAGTGGTGACTGCAAGATTGTGAAGGCTGCAGAAACCATCTGTAGGCTCATGGATGACATTTCCTCTCACCACGTATAGTGAAAAACATAATTTTCCTCGGATGATCTTATGAAATTTGATTAACCACTACTTAATCTAACGACACCAATCTCGTTTGACGTACGGTTTGAGCAAAAGAGGGGGCACTTAGTATCTGCGGTGGAGTTGCTCATGAAAGAACGCAGCATGTCGGAGCTAGAAGCTGAGAAGGAAATCCGGAAAGGAGTTGTTGATGCCTGGAAGGACACCAATGAAGAGTTTCTCCATCCAACCGCGGTTCCAGCACCGGTTCTCACACGGGTTCTCAATTTCTCGCGGGCGATGGATGTGATGTACACCGACGAGGATCACTACACCCATTCCGGAACCAAGCTCAAAGGTTATGTTACATTGCTCTTCGTTAGTCCCTTACCGATGTGAAGTCCGGACCAAACGTCGTCACACCAAATAGGTAACTGAAAATCAACAGGCTTTTCCGGGATGTATGAGGTAAACTATCATTACTAGTATGCACTTTCGGATTGATTTGCGTGATGAAACTCATAAACAAACGATGCATATCTTTATGGTGTCGTTAAGTTTGCAAGTATAGTGTATGATGTAATTGTAGTATTTCAATAATTCCTAGCGCTTTGATGTCGAGGTTAGTAAGTCTCCGTTCAGGTACTTcacgggggaaaaaaaaagcatgttaTGTTTTGGCTGTTCGTCCATGATGGGGTGTGTTTGAGAGGTGAAGGGGTGTGTTAGAAAGGCACCGTCTCCttatcaataaagaaagttaaTAACTTTGATGACACCTGttcgagaaaaaagaaacttacaGAGAAACATGCATTCTCCTCTCCAtcaaataaacacacaaaatGCATCCATCATTACTATGAGAAGGCAATCGGCATTTTAGCTATGGAACGAGAATACTTTCATTGTGATTGTATTCGGATCATTGTGGAGTTGTAGATTCGTTCGTTCCGTGCCGGTGATTCCACCAATATCCTTAGCAATTATGTTGCCGTGCATCAAAAAGCTTAGACCTTTTCTCCAGTGAATTCTTCCaacaaaacataaataaataaacacatGACGTCAAGTTGATTCTTCGTTTCCTTGTTGTATGTAATCTCATCTTGCAATAATAAGTATGAgataaatctgaaaaaaaaaaacataagaaaaaaggGGCAATTGTTAAGATTGCCGGAGCTGTTATCGTGTGGTATGGTCATGAGTATCACTTGATCCGCTGGCCATAGTCAACCACATTGTCTGGTAGAACTTTACTGTTCCAtgtctaaaaatatttttttcgagcCGGAAAATTTGAATAAGTTCGAAAGcgttaaaaaaaatgtatttgtgAAGAAAATCTCCCGTGTGGTTTCTCTTATTGTTAACTTATTTTACCAACACGTTTGCAAAGTTACCCAACCTTTACgataatttgcaaaattagCAATTTTTGTACTACTTTATTCACTTATATTTGGACAACGTACCTATTAAAATATTTCTCgaatttgagccaaaaaaagaaaagtttcctaattcaagtaactttcctttttttaatgggTTTTCTAATTGATGATTTCATATTCAGACAATGCTTCCcattttttatctaatttttacTCATTTGTAAGAAGTGGTTGTTCTTTATGAGAGTATCAAAGAGGAGTTTCTGCCTATGAGTTGCATCACTATTGTTTGAAgccaattaatttttgtgagtaagatttgtttaattcctttgtgagattgaacCCTCCTCCCCCGACATTTCCATTTTCCAATTATAAGTTAAAAGCCAAAATGTCCTTCTGGGAAGATCACCTGCAAATTATAAGCtactttgaaaaaaagataagacgtagcacatcaattgaaattaaaaggAACATCTGCGAAAATGTGGCCTACAAAATGCTCGAAATGATCATCAAAATCAAAAGTTGAGTGCCATTGCAATTTCGGGGTCACCAAATGGGGTCGAAAAGATAAGTGGGTGATCATCCCATTGGCAAATCTAAGGTTGAGAAATTAATAGCCACGACAATACTAAAAGCTATTAGTTGGCGTAAGGCAATTCAAAAACTGTTCTTCCTCAATATTAAGTGGTTTTGGACGGGAATGCTTGTCTGTTGagggtacaaaaaaaaataggcagTAGATTGCTGGATTCACACCACTGTGAAAGAGAATGTAATGAGTGGCTAAACAATCGCCACCAGGAAAACAACTGAAAGAGTTATagttgtgcaaaaaaaaaagggattaccATTCGAATTAACTTGAGCCTCTCGGTATAGCAATGTACCATCGACATCTACTTCCATGCGTGTTGCTCCATACTTCACATCATATCAGCAAATTCCATTAGTAAACAATACAATTAGAGGTTTCCTGGCCTCGATATTTGAAGGGACTCGGAACAATTGAAAAAGCAGGAGAAAACATGACGACAAGACCTCTATGGCATCCAACTGTAGTTCAGCATAACATTATTCCTAAACGATTTCGAGGACCACGACATGCTGTGTCTGATCCCGAAGTGCGGCCACGCTTTCCATCCCGACTGCATCGGCAACGTCACCTGCCCTGTCTGCTGTGCCGACCTCGCGTCGCAGCCGGCCGGCAACTCGGCAAGTCAACTCCCATGGTCAGGCCCCTATCCGCCCTGGGTCAAGTTGAGGTTCAAGGCTGCTCCGCCCCATGGCGGTGCGCTGGAGAGGAGCGCGCGAGAGGGAAGACGAGAGCGAATCCAGTCGCCAGATCTAAGGGACAAGATCGAGAGTTGCAGCTTCAATATCCGCAACTAAGAGATGCTAGTCTAGGTAGGTAACAAAGAAGGTCCCCTATCAAGCACTCTCTTCTTTCATACATACCAAGAAGAAAATAACTTCTTTTGCTTCCTTAGAAGTACGATGTATAAGATATCTGAATATGATCTCTTAAGCAAAGAAAAGTAGTCACAAATCCAACATCGGCCAATCTCCCATGTACTTCACGTGGCGCTCTTCTAGGATTGAGCAAGGACCAATAAAACAGCAAAGCTAATGAACTGAAACCGCACGAGCAAAAGCTGTCACAAAAAGTATGCAAATACCATCCAAGTGGGAGTGACACTCGTCGAGAAGCACCCAAAGACGACAGAGGAAGAAATCCGAATCTTCTCAAGAGTTTGTACCGGTCTTTGATTAGCAGCCTTATACTTTTCAGCCTGCACCAGTAGAAAGTAGAGCAATTTAGGGCCTATGGTAACACTCCCtagaaagtgtttctgttccgaaagtgttcccgaaacactttcgaaacagaaacgcgtatgataaaaagatattccaaaagtgttccggagaacacttttgaagcaaaattaaggagcaaaaaaaacttgtttcttgtttttctgaacactttttagaaacaactcaaGGGCGAGTTTGTGCAAGCCACCATAGCCCACCATCGTCGCCGGatgccatcgccgccgccggcctCTGGCCCCCGCTGAGCGTCGccggccgccaccgccaccctcCGTCGCCGATCGCCGGCCTTCGcgtttttggtgaaaaaagtgtttttttttttttgtatttaccaaatgcgtttctgttcttgaaaatcatagtcgggaacagaaacacaaaaaaatgtttctgttcttaatatgttctcgggaacagaaaaacaaaaaaatgtttctgttcttaATATGTTCTCGgaaatagaaacgttaccatacagaccTTTACTTCCTCATCCCAAAAACAAAAGGCCCAGTACAAAATAGAACCCAGAAATTTACATCCACCAAGCACAGTGGACTATCACATCTAATCATGGAATTCTCACAGCTCATCAGAAGATAGCATATTCTTATACTACAGGACACTGAAAAATGCAGGCCATTTCACGGTATGAAATCCATTCAGCTCCTTCAAATCGATCGCTTCCAGCACATATCGATCAACGGTAGAACCGGCATGCCTCAGCAACTCCACGGAACACAGctacaatttttccaattctcGGCTCTCAAATTGGTACTTTCAAGAAATTACCAAATCATGAGGAGTGAATATCCACTTGGCTCGGTGAGTCGAGGTCTGGAAATCCGCCATTACGGCCATGGCGAACCTTGAGGGGTTTTAGAGAGGAGAGTGAAACTACAAAACCCGCTTCAGCTCTCGCTTTCGCTCAGCTgattatattataaaaaaaaacaaatcatgtTGTTTTTCACTGATTATAAGGGAGAGAAACATTTTCATTTGCTAAACTGCaggaaaaattagcaaaaaaaattctaaacttattttaattatattaattttattttattttcttttttgccgattcagtcataaacttttttataattgtggcaattcaattcatctaacttccaacccaaaaaaaaaatttctaaccaaATTTGAGGCCAGCGactcatattttaattttttttattttttttttatttttcttctttgacctCTCCAACCCCTAGTGGGGGCGAGCCTCACCTTTGATAGGCGACATCGGCTCGCCATGGCCAAGCGAGGCTCAATCTCAATGTGGCCAACGGAGGCAAGCTTCACCTGAGGCAACCTTGCCAGCCATCGCCTTTGGCTGGTCGTTggcaataagaagaagaagatagaagaaaaaaagaaaacacaacataattaaaataaaataaaataaaacaatcagCGTCTACGTCAGTACCGGCTGACAAAATTTAGTcagatgaactgaattggcatacatgcaaaaagtttaaaactgaatttgcacaattacaataaatttaggattttttttttttataattctccctGGAAGAACTATTGACATGATAGTGGGCTCTAGCCCAAACAACACTGATGGGCTTTTTCATGCTTCCAGTTCGGGCCCATAAAAGCCCATTACCAACTTGAGGATTCGATCGGTTTGGTTGCCCTTAGGCCGGAGCTGGCGTAGTTACGCCACGTGCACTCGGACAGCAAAAGTAATTCCTCGTAAAATCTGTTGGGCCTTGACACAGAGTTCGTCTGGTATGCGAAGAAGATGCCACATCTTGTATTCCACGACCTTTTGGTCAGCTACGGTTAAGAAATGACACTATCTATTTCATTTGATCTTCTCATTCTCTGTTGAATGTACTGCATATAGCTCAAGCCCGAATTGAAACAACGTTCGGTCCTATGTTCGCTGCGTTATCATGTGCTTGCCATATGGCACGACACTTGACATATTGCTTTGTCGTATGGCCCACCATATATTGGTAACGCAAAAAACTGTAGATCCCTTTCATTTTGTTACAAGGGCTtagtataaaaattaaaaattttccgaaagagagaaaaaaaaaataattatacatTTGAAAATCTCAAGCCTCAATGTGCCTGACTTTGTTACCATAAGTCGGTATCTTTTCTCCTGAAACTAAGTCACGAGGCCAAGAGGAAGGAGGATGATCGAATCACTTCACTATTTCCACCGTGCTCTCTCGGAGATATTACCTTAGATAAGCAGACAATTAGAAAGACCCTATTCCGGTAGCGTCATTCCGCTCCATAAGGGATTCTCATCCAAAACTACTTTACCCGGCATACGTACGTGAATTTGCTCGAATTTTCCGGAAGCGACAAACCGAGATCATCGTTCAATGACCCGCCTTCGGTTTCTGAAGTCATCGGAATCGCCGCCCCTATCATCCTTGTGTGTGTTAAACCTTCCCCGCCGATTGTTCTCAAATTTCCCCGATCTGGGACTCTTGTAATTCCTTGAACCATCCGATCTTCGATCATTCCTCCACCCACTGGACTCATCTGCTTGAGGTCGGGGACTATTATAATTCCTTGAACCATCTGATCTCCGATCGTTCCTCCGCCCATTGAACTCATCTGCTCGAGGTCCGGGACTCTTATAATTCCTTGAACCA
The genomic region above belongs to Rhodamnia argentea isolate NSW1041297 chromosome 6, ASM2092103v1, whole genome shotgun sequence and contains:
- the LOC125315447 gene encoding (-)-germacrene D synthase-like gives rise to the protein MSLQISAIPSSSPNEGTGPAVRRRSAGYHPSIWGDYFLKYASPSASLEFKFLGRVEERVEEPKGDVRKMLTNVADKPSQMLLLIDQIQRLGIEYHFKRDMDEQLEQIHKSYSQLDHADFRGDDLHMVALIFRLLRQQGYNISSDVFNKFKDSEGNFRESLIGDVGGLLSLYEACRLRCHGDSILEEALSFATTYLESINENKVSTSLAKQVSHALKQPLRKGLPRLEARHYIPLYQEDPSHDEVLLALAKLDFNFSQEQHRKELGKITRWWKAIDVSRNFPFARDRIVELFFWMSGVYFEPEFALAGDILIKVIALTSILDDIYDVYGMLEEFALITEAIRLGFGWDVDAMDGLPEYMRAYYKELLHLYEEIGNELAIEGRSYRLVYAKEAMKKQARAYYQEAKWFHTNYTPTLKEYMPLQLITCGYGLASTTSLVGMGDVVTKHTFEWASGDCKIVKAAETICRLMDDISSHHFEQKRGHLVSAVELLMKERSMSELEAEKEIRKGVVDAWKDTNEEFLHPTAVPAPVLTRVLNFSRAMDVMYTDEDHYTHSGTKLKGYVTLLFVSPLPM